From a region of the Dermatophagoides farinae isolate YC_2012a chromosome 3, ASM2471394v1, whole genome shotgun sequence genome:
- the LOC124494459 gene encoding uncharacterized protein LOC124494459 — translation MASTSSSTYRTRMASGLFLLAIIVLELVLISDNITSVQAGKKKKIMKKLKEMLPMMMMMMGKKKMIIPVPIPIPMKDEGGDSYGGGGGGYGGGGGGGYGGGGGGGYGGGGDDCGGGCGGKKIQLTLDMPDMGMGGMDKLGGMMDGIKDMMGDMMNKMPKMSMSGSDCGGGGGGGY, via the exons atggcttcaacctcatcatcaacgtaTCGTACCCGTATGGCATCGGGATTATTTTTGCTTGCTATCATTGTATTGGAACTTGTATTGATTTCCGATAACATCACCTCCGTACAAGCTGgtaaaaagaagaagatcATGAAAAAACTTAAAGAAATgttaccaatgatgatgatgatgatg gGCAAAAAGAAGATGATCATCCCGGTTCCAATTCCTATTcc AATGAAAGATGAAGGAGGAGATAGTTACGgaggtggtggcggtgggtacggtggtggtggtggtggtggatacggtggtggcggtggtggtggatacGGTGGTGGCGGCGATGATTGCGGAGGTGGATGTGGTGGCAAA AAAATTCAACTGACATTAGATATGCCTGATATGGGTATGGGCGGCATGGATAAATTGGGTGGAATGATGGATGGTATAAAAGATATGATGGGCgatatgatgaacaaaatgccCAAAATGAGCATGAGTGGTAGTGATTgcggcggtggtggtggtggtggatatTAA
- the LOC124494458 gene encoding metabotropic glutamate receptor 2 encodes MMNVRNKFHFGNIIFIYLMIITSSSFLMGNCYDNTMMIELKQTTRLLLQSINDDLSKQQKQTNRMAEYPGDIMLGAVFPIHQHDTTNYSCGILQTEGIQQLEAMIYVLDRINNDPNILPGIRLGALAVDSCDSPHHALEQTIDFIKSFVARSNRRLIRPEFHCQDQTAALYKNGELDRIVGIIGGQSSEVSLQLANLLRLFHIPQVSYMSTSSTLSDERLYQYFLRTVPSDTNQVDAIIDILRKFNWTYVSVVYSDTEYGNNGYDLLTTAAARYNICLSSPQAINVERFRQIDYDNLITTLMHKINARVVIVYTDSHVARKIMKAAKRRLNKNGGRLDRFIWIASDAWCCRDFVVHGLEPVVEGTISVTPLHYPLNGFADYFRSLRPDYPPERDQLNPWFREFWERHFRCKLMIDESSDNINGDGGTTTSSTDSESESKESPEMVFCNQSLKLDVTKHQHHQHLQQSPSLHFVRDAFYSFAMTLNQIHQKVCNGTAGLCDEMKELIISGEYIIEQLRKVQFRDEGGRLFRFQKNGDAPPRYTIVNFQRLSNGTYQWRPVGNYMISENDNRARLKLEMELLQFKHDMNRFPESFCSEPCSKGQAKLQLEGDTCCWLCTNCSQYQYLLDEFHCEECPLGTLPDVNKTKCHLVPTIYLSWTEWWTISSIIFAIAGMLATIGTWIVFFYYAETPIMKASGRELSNLHLAGIFLSFAVTFVILAKPTPLTCGLTRFFLGFCYTICYAAIVTKTNRISRIFTHRSCQRPKFTSPQSQLVITSLLISVQILINIFWFFHTPPDTKLVYSNREIALLICSGSDHLNYLISLIYPFILIGFCTVYAFKTRKCPEGFNEARYITFTNYTTCVVWFAFLPLYVMLSITTPLRAITLSSLLSVSGAVQLCCLFVPKMYIALLKPEKNTRETVMCGGHRSLVFNMPVAHHHRRYHHHHYHHHNHHHRSNSHEMHKQWHHSTRPSAASTDGQIITAMVTETNDNDKNNNYVGSNINNNVANGNSIKNPSTISNTSMMMMMMANDETSATIVKNGDCNSSGNCNDKQIIMIEPYSTSSDIDTTTTALTATSLKSMNITFSNNNNNQTLKLNNSRLKSGSIVSMPDKLSIPEEEQNDCNDGNIENSVISKNPIFISDEQQHFNQRSQSACAAVIANGQTKDNEFHSSLSSSPSSTSSSSSNNRSNSSSMSLIFSPPPTQSSPLNNGLIKIKKHNTKAVLKNGHQCWPSIKLDGNSSSPTSTINDSAHHSHTQTTIADDIE; translated from the exons atgatgaatgtgagaaacaaatttcatttcggaaacattattttcatatatttgatgataataacatcatcatcatttttaatggGCAATTGTTATGacaatacaatgatgattgaattgaaacaaacaacaagattattacttcaatcaatcaatgatgacctGTCTaaacagcaaaaacaaacaaatcgaatGGCTGAATATCCTGGAGATATTATGTTGGGTGCTGTATTCCCTATCCATCAACATGATACAACAAATTATTCATGTGGAATTTTGCAG ACCGAAGGTATTCAACAATTGGAAGCAATGATTTATGTTCTGGAtcgaatcaataatgatccTAAT ATATTACCTGGAATACGTTTGGGAGCATTGGCTGTTGATTCATGTGATTCACCACATCATGCCTTGGAACAGACTATTGATTTTATAAAG AGTTTTGTGGCTCGTTCAAATCGTCGCCTCATTCGACCGGAATTTCATTGCCAAGATCAAACGGCAGCTTTGTACAAAAATGGTGAATTAGATCGTATTGTTGGTATAATTGGTGGTCAATCAAGTGAAGTATCGTTACAATTAGCGAATTTATTACGGCTTTTCCATATACCACAAGTATCGTATATGTCAACCAGTTCAACATTGTCGGATGAGAGActttatcaatattttttgcgTACTGTACCTTCGGATACAAATCAAGTGGATGCCATTATCGATATACTGAG aaaattcaattggacATACGTATCAGTTGTTTATTCGGATACAGAATATGGCAATAATGGCTATGATCTATTGACAACAGCAGCTGCACGTTATAATATATGTCTATCATCACCACAGGCAATCAATGTTGAACGTTTTCGACAAatcgattatgataatttgataaCAACATTGATGCATAAAATAAATGCTAGAG tggtTATTGTTTACACGGATTCACATGTAGccagaaaaataatgaaagcAGCAAAACGTcgtttgaataaaaatggtgGCCGTTTAGATCGTTTTATTTGGATTGCATCAGATGCTTGGTGTTGTCGTGATTTTGTTGTACATGGCCTTGAACCGGTGGTCGAAGGAACCATTTCTGTGACACCATTACATTATCCACTAAATGGTTTTGCCGATTATTTTCGTTCATTACGTCCAGACTATCCACCCGAACGTGATCAATTGAATCCATGGTTTCGAGAATTCTGGGAACGTCATTTCAGATGTAAGctaatgattgatgaatcatcGGATAATAtaaatggtgatggtggtacGACAACATCTTCAACGGattcagaatcagaatcaaaagAATCGCCCGAAATGGTCTTCTGTAATCAATCGTTAAAGTTAGATGTAActaaacatcaacatcatcaacaccttcaacaatcaccatcattacaTTTTGTCCGTGATgcattctattcatttgcaatgacattgaatcaaattcatcagaAAGTTTGTAATGGTACAGCTGGATTATGTGATGAGATGAAAGAGTTGATCATCAGTGGTGAATATATAATTGAACAACTAAGAAAAGTACAATTTCGAG ATGAAGGAGGACGGTTATttcgttttcaaaaaaatggtgatgcACCACCTCGTTATACAATTGTCAATTTTCAACGTCTTTCTAATGGCACATATCAATGGCGTCCAGTTGGAAACTATATGA TTAGCGAAAATGACAATAGAGCACGATTGAAATTAGAAATGGAATTATTGCAATTCAAGCATGATATGAATCGATTTCCagaatcattttgttcagaACCATGTTCAAAGGGTCAGGCAAAACTTCAGCTTGAAGGTGATACATGTTGTTGGCTATGTACGAATTGTTCGcaatatcaatatttatTGGATGAATTTCATTGTGAAGAATGTCCATTGGGAACGTTACCGGATGTGAATAAAACGAAATGTCATTTAGTTCCCACCATTTATCTTAGTTGGACCGAATGGTGGACCATATCATCGATTATATTTGCCATTGCTGGCATGTTAGCTACTATAGGCACGTGGATTGTCTTTTTCTATTATGCTGAAACGCCAATCATGAAAGCTAGTGGCCGTGAATTAAGTAATCTACATTTGGCTGGTatatttctttcatttgcCGTTACCTTTGTAATATTGGCCAAACCTACACCATTAACATGCGGATTGACtcgattttttcttggatTTTGTTATACCATATGCTATGCGGCCATAGTTACCAAAACAAATCGTATTAGCCGCATATTCACACATCGTAGTTGTCAACGGCCCAAATTTACCTCACCACAATCACAATTGGTTATCACTTCTTTACTGATATCAGTGCAGATACTAATCAACATATTCTGGTTCTTTCATACACCACCTGATACAAAATTAGTATATTCTAATCGCGAGATTGCATTGCTCATCTGTAGCGGATCTGATCATCTTAACTATTTGATTAGTCTTATTTATCCATTCATATTGATCGGTTTTTGTACGGTTTATGCATTTAAGACACGAAAATGTCCGGAAGGTTTTAACGAAGCACGATATATAACATTCACCAATTATACAACATGTGTCGTTTGGTTTGCATTCCTTCCGTTATATGTGATGCTTTCGATAACCACTCCATTACGGGCTAttactttatcatcattgttgagtGTGTCTGGTGCCGTACAATTATGCTGCCTATTCGTGCCTAAG ATGTATATTGCATTGCTAAAacctgaaaaaaatacacgtGAAACGGTCATGTGCGGCGGACATCGATCTTTGGTGTTCAATATGCCAGtagctcatcatcatcgtcgttatcatcatcatcattatcatcatcataaccatcatcatcgaagtAATAGTCATGAAATGCACAAACAGTGGCATCATTCTACAAGGCCAAGTGCAGCTAGTACCGATGGTCAAATAATCACGGCAATGGTCActgaaacaaatgataatgataaaaacaataactATGTTGGAAgcaatatcaataataatgtagcCAATGGTAATTCGATCAAAAATccatcaacaatatcaaatacttcaatgatgatgatgatgatggctaatGATGAAACATCAGCAACGATTGTTAAAAATGGTGATTGTAATAGCAGTGGAAATtgtaatgataaacaaatcattatgattgaaCCATATTCAACATCATCCGATATTGATACGACAACTACCGCATTGACTGCAACATCCCTAAAATCGATGAATATAACTTTCTcgaataacaataataatcaaacactTAAATTAAATAATTCTCGGTTGAAAAGTGGCAGTATTGTATCGATGCCAGATAAATTATCCATTCCTGAAGAAgaacaaaatgattgtaatgatggAAATATCGAAAATTCGGTAATTTCCAAAAATCCAATATTCATTTccgatgaacaacaacattttaaTCAACGTTCACAATCAGCTTGTGCCGCAGTCATTGCCAATGGGCAAACTAAAGATAATGAATTCCAtagttcattatcatcatcgccatcatccacttcatcttcatcatctaataatcgatccaattcatcatcaatgtcgcTGATattttcaccaccaccaactcAATCATCGCCATTGAATAATGGTTTAATTAAGATCAAAAAGCATAATACAAAAGCAGTTTTGAAAAATGGGCATCAATGTTGGCCGTCAATTAAATTGGATGGCAATTCATCATCTCCAACATCCACAATAAATGATTCAGCACATCATTCACATACTCAAACAACTATAGCAGATGATATTGAataa
- the LOC124495320 gene encoding uncharacterized protein LOC124495320 produces MPEITTAGYLFLLGMTMCSVMLSLILCFRFFAMPKKVRWKAEEELIRMLLAIHARHQPQQIFKPQMQPTITTYAPATIQSPFQPTTGTIGTGVPMIIGETQNPMAQQPQVKFTGILPLPQQPSPTMKLPLMSPMGTTPHPAIPGGTIFYQA; encoded by the exons ATGCCGGAAATAACCACTGCTGGATATT TATTTTTGCTCGGAATGACTATGTGTAGTGTAATGCTAAGCTTGATTCTATGCTTTCGGTTTTTCGCTATGCCCAAAAAGGTCAGATGGAAAGCCGAAGAAGAACTAATACGAATGCTTCTGGCTATACATGCACGACATCAACCACAGCAAATATTTAAACCACAAATGCAACCTACCATAACCACATATGCTCCAGCCACAATTCAATCACCATTTCAACCTACTACCGGAACAATAGGAACAGGAGTTCCAATGATAATTGGAGAAACACAAAACCCTATGGCACAGCAGCCACAAGTAAAATTTACAGGAATTCTTCCATTACCACAACAACCATCACCAACAATGAAATTACCATTAATGTCTCCAATGGGAACAACACCACATCCTGCGATACCAGGAGGAACAATCTTTTATCAAgcttaa
- the LOC124495317 gene encoding uncharacterized protein LOC124495317: MTNTIMNPRIIEKLNRIKYYFASRTSSYDDIWNICYRLSDEIQEQVLDVFILTFIDHWDKELERHVLLCERSLILMDFDFVHLEIRQLFIYDYSRFNSIRIGPLIYPQMALNCSSHRSKYAIRFQWDSHKPLNYRDYWNPWSKEIPWITLAQHPLVYYIDDLLSEQCVDNDDQNCSSLIEDQYFTEEYLQQIRRRFSIETFHDKLLEILNSFQVQSTLNYPQLSSYRLILPSNLNNDDESQQSMLNMVLEDAIRRNVLIEMYHPSDQSLTIIHYACIMCDNYFNIPAMLFNRINLGYYRLRLF, from the exons atgacaaatacaataatgaatccaagaatcattgaaaaattgaatcgaataaaatattattttgCATCACGTACATCATCTTACGATGACATTTGGAACATTTGTTATCGTCTTTCGGATGAGATTCAAGAACAAGTATTGGATGTGTTCATATTGACATT TATAGATCATTGGGATAAAGAATTGGAACGTCATGTTTTACTCTGTGAACGTAGTCTTATTCTGatggattttgattttgtacATCTTGAGATTCGGCAATTATTCATCTATGATTATTCtcgtttcaattcaatacgTATCGGTCCATTAATTTATCCACAAATGGCATTAAATTG CTCTAGTCATCGATCCAAATACGCCATACGATTTCAATGGGACTCTCACAAGCCGTTAAACTATCGTGACTATTGGAATCCATGGTCCAAAGAAATACCTTGGATCACATTAGCTCAACATCCATTAGTctattatattgatgatttattgagCGAACAATGcgttgacaatgatgatcaaaattgttCTTCACTTATTGAAGATCAATATTTCACCGAAGAATATCTTCAACAAATTCGACGTcgtttttccattgaaaccTTTCACGATAaattattggaaattttgaattcgtTCCAAGTACAATCTACTCTTAACTATCCACAGCTATCGAgctatcgattgattttacCATCCAAtctaaataatgatgatgagagtcAGCAATCGATGTTGAACATGGTGCTAGAGGATGCTATCCGACGTAatgtattgattgaaatgtatCATCCATCTGATCAATCTCTTACTATCATACATTATGCCTGTATAATGTGTGATAATTATTTCAATATACCGGCTATGTTATTTAATCGCATCAATCTTGGCTATTATCGTCTTCGTttattttga
- the LOC124495318 gene encoding uncharacterized protein LOC124495318, producing MFILRRSQQKLKVPSIWFFIFGFYIIILMNHSILTCAKPSKSKKSQPKTKFVVVDTAKYLPLIKEHASPNTLAAIAEAEVQESAKHYTHKKPKYHKMYPESPQAVPHSLKQIAGHYSNIYQPPFPYKKVRHHHYHPIVLYKKKKIPGKYWHEAQRRLVTKHGGLDILGDIVQLPNGRVLDGNLGQNVPNFNDGYFKPWELRARLMKQQRELVKSLIKALIRLARDPPATGSFIVKEIDMLD from the exons atgttCATTCTACGAAGATCTCAACAGAAATTAAAAGTGCCATCAATATGGTTTTTCATCTTTGGcttttatatcatcatcctcatgaATCACAGCATATTAACATGTGCTAAACCAagtaaatcgaaaaaatctcAACCTAAAACTAAATTCGTTGTAGTCGATACAGCCAAATATTTACCGTTAATAAAGGAACATGCTTCTCCCAATACATTAGCAGCAATTGCCGAAGCCGAAGTACAAGAATCAGCAAAACATTATACGCATAAAAAACCTAAATATCATAAAATGTATCCAGAATCACCACAAGCTGTGCCacattcattgaaacaaattgcTGGACATTATTCAAACATTTATCAACCACCATTTCCATATAAAAAAGTcagacatcatcattatcatccgaTAGTGTTGTATAAAAA gaaaaaaataccggGCAAATATTGGCACGAGGCTCAACGACGATTAGTGACCAAACATGGAGGCTTAGACATACTTGGAGACATCGTTCAATTGCCAAATGGCCGTGTATTGGATGGAAATCTTGGTCAAAATGTTcccaatttcaatgatggcTATTTCAAACCATGGGAATTGAGAGCTCGattaatgaaacaacaacgtGAATTGGTCAAAAGTCTAATCAAAGCATTAATACGTTTGGCAAGAGATCCACCAGCAACAGGTTCATTCATAGTGAAAGAGATTGATATGCTCGATTAG
- the LOC142597390 gene encoding uncharacterized protein LOC142597390 — MWENFETYSNSIIGRSKKSTFKKQPKKHKRKRRCASPTTQRRRELENKIDKLIDQDLEEFRKIPKEQLRKFMAGLYPDKLQETPYQESRFEEIQKHYINPVRDMIQSSLESAGKLFNQLNQAPQEKSSDAEDEESTEEEIEQNSEDNNEEEEEVEQQDDEDNKQKLDIQVTNNDKEIFEKQPAQPSVTITKTLHISDRTINNDQSGKVTVNLSEMNRMIESIEKMSMMVDINQKKLDELPKKFQKQSK, encoded by the coding sequence ATGTgggaaaattttgaaacctattcaaattcaatcattggaCGATCAAAGAAatcaacattcaaaaaacaaccaaaaaaacacaaacggAAACGTCGTTGTGCGTCTCCGACAACTCAACGGCGAAGagaattggaaaataaaatcgataaattgattgatcaagaTTTAGAAGAATTTCGAAAGATACCAAAAGAACAACTACGAAAATTCATGGCTGGATTGTATCCTGATAAACTACAAGAAACACCTTATCAGGAAAGCCGATTCGAAGAAATTCAAAAGCATTATATCAATCCTGTACGAGATAtgatacaatcatcattggaatctGCAGgtaaattattcaatcaattaaatcaaGCTCCACAGGAAAAATCTTCTGATGCAGAAGATGAGGAAAGTACCGAAGAAGAAATAGAACAGAATAGtgaagataataatgaagagGAAGAAGAAGTGGAACAACAAGACGACGAagacaataaacaaaaactagATATTCAAGtgacaaataatgataaggaaatttttgaaaaacaaccaGCTCAACCAAGCGTCACTATAACAAAAACACTTCATATATCTGATCGAACAATTAACAATGATCAATCGGGTAAAGTGACAGTGAATTTATCcgaaatgaatagaatgatAGAAAGCATTGAGAAAATGTCAATGATGGTtgatataaatcaaaaaaagttGGACGaattgccaaaaaaatttcaaaaacaaagtaaataa
- the LOC124495313 gene encoding uncharacterized protein LOC124495313, with the protein MDHPSSSSSSWFVNRVGNGGNEANVMDVGTFFSLTNSSLIQQNNDNNGSDQQHNLNPQNQTTTISSVAFIEHLQQSLQQEQARRIEVEKELTSLKQKYTELQLQISEAKTLQGNSLSMQHNHLESIKKRLINTLNMTIDNSNQSCKLTTDQSQLKRQIEYIHECDECQFKTKSNVSLILHKMNHQITDQHYMLSTAFFTTRNSNSKSIYKCSACDTDTLTRHQVYRHIYDLHTTEKPLSCPYCEFSFTHKDYLEQHIPAKHEKTFMSLSSSSSKSAQINHHSDGLTHTNSNSHLSSNNNSQPLTTTIAKVDSSLSSPLSEMQSSNRSRNRRQQTTSAKNIPQIDLKCTFPDCNFVTIFHDKLDFHMKAHLMTKYKCPYCPYVSNTIIDIKRHIQKSKKHEGMKMYSCQKCSFAADCDRQFKEHLRAYHFGYESNDDVIDYFIEEMFSNKNKQRASNDDRESINNRTTNSNDTAETVIINSITMGTNNNNVGQQPSNDASLNPPPAKKLAGINDHQSLVTANNNITNQNQPQSLNIQIARDDRDVGQNSQTFYNLELTTAAAAVSSSNVPLLFTSSSGDTGGNQRLSNTIKSIPLSAVTIVPQQHGHEQHQHHQLHGQQTQTATILSVPSDANLNHLLNHHATLISVEEPPASNNNRDHHQQSTNSSQQNGGQDSSLTTSIQQQQQIPVTITQYLSYANY; encoded by the exons ATGGaccatccatcatcatcatcatcatcttggtTTGTGAATCGTGTAGGTAACGGAGGGAATGAAGCTAACGTTATGGATGTTggcacatttttttcgttaacaaattcatcattgattcaacaaaacaatgataataacggATCAGATCAACAACATAACTTAAATCCACAAAATCAGACAACGACAATCAGTTCTGTTGCGTTCATTGAACATCTTCAACAATCCTTACAACAGGAACAGGCTCGACGAATAGAAgtggaaaaagaattgacttctttgaaacaaaaatataccGAATTGCAACTACAAATTTCCGAAGCAAAAACCTTACAGGGGAATAGCTTATCAATGCAACATAATCATCttgaatcgatcaaaaaaCGATTAATCAATACGTTAAATATGACCATCGACAACAGCAATCAAAGTTGTAAACTTACAACCGATCAGTCACAGTTGAAACGTCAAATCGAATATATACATGAATGTGATGAATGTCAATTCAAAACTAAATCAAATGTTTCGCTTATATTGCATAAAATGAACCATCAAATTACTGATCAGCATTATATGTTATCTACGGCATTTTTTACGACAAGAAATTCTAATTCAAAATCTATTTACAAATGTTCGGCCTGTGATACCGACACATTGACCCGTCATCAAGTATATCGTCATATCTA tgATTTACATACTACGGAAAAACCATTGAGCTGTCCATATTGTGAGTTTAGTTTCACACATAAAGACTACCTCGAGCAACATATTCCGgcaaaacatgaaaaaacattcatgtctttatcatcgtcatcatcaaaatcagctcaaatcaatcatcatagtGATGGTCTCACTCATAccaattcaaattcacatttaagcagtaataataatagccaaccactgacaacaacaatcgccAAAGTGgattcttcattatcatcgccGTTATCTGAAATGC aatcatcaaatcgaaGCAGAAATAGACGTCAACAAACAACGTCGGCAAAAAATATTCCGCAAATCGATTTAAAATGTACATTTCCTGATTGTAATTTCGTAACAATATTCCACGATAAATTGGATTTTCATATGAAAGCACATCTAATGACAAAG TATAAATGCCCATATTGTCCATACGTGTCAAACACGATCATTGATATTAAACGGCACATTCAAAAGAGCAAAAAACACGAAGGAATGAAAATGTATTCATGtcaaaaatgttcatttgcTGCTGATTGTGATCGACAATTTAAAGAGCACTTGCGTGCTTATCATTTTGGctatgaatcaaatgacgATGTCATAGATTATTTTATCGAAGAAATGTTCTCGAACAAGAACAAACAACGTGCCAGTAATGATGATCGCGAAAGTATCAACAACAGAACGACCAACAGTAATGATACAGCTGAAACGGTAATCATCAATTCGATAACTATGGGCactaacaacaataacgtTGGCCAACAACCATCGAATGATGCATCATTAAATCCTCCACCTGCCAAAAAATTAGCCGGAATAAACGATCATCAAAGTCTTGTAActgccaacaacaatattacGAATCAAAATCAGCCACAATCTCTGAACATTCAAATTGCAAGGGATGATAGAGATGTTGGACAAAATAGTCAAACCTTTTACAATTTGGAATTGACAACCGCTGCAGCCGCCGTCTCTTCTTCAAATGTACCATTATTGTTTACGTCTAGTAGTGGTGATACTGGTGGTAATCAACGATTATCAAACACAATTAAATCAATACCATTGTCTGCTGTGACGATCGTACCGCAACAACATGGTCatgaacaacatcaacatcaccaaCTTCATGGCCAACAAACACAGACGGCAACCATTTTGTCCGTTCCTTCAGATGCTAATTTGAATCACTTATTAAATCACCATGCAACATTGATCAGTGTTGAAGAACCACCagcatcaaataataatcgtgaccaccatcaacaatcaacgaATTCTTCGCAACAAAATGGAGGACAAGATTCTAGTTTAACGACATCTAttcagcagcaacaacaaataccaGTAACGATAACCCAATATCTTAGTTATGCAAACTATTAA